One Methanophagales archaeon genomic window carries:
- a CDS encoding CPBP family intramembrane metalloprotease, whose translation MILPATFFYGVAMSNLPAGVLQGYFYLIAKAALFLLPGLVVIKLRKYRLSDFGITTNGLKLSLLLGFGILIITSITNAIIYSLKGTIFLPPFLTWGIPLFFDAFNEEFMFRGIFFLFALKNTKNLALAYVVSMILAFAWHPEFTMFRMIPVFVQGTLLCYLLYKSENIFGAWISHGINRTLASVLAQLLTKL comes from the coding sequence ATGATACTACCTGCAACTTTTTTTTATGGCGTGGCGATGAGTAATTTGCCAGCGGGGGTTCTTCAGGGGTATTTTTATCTTATAGCAAAAGCAGCTTTATTTCTCTTACCGGGGCTTGTGGTCATAAAATTGAGAAAGTATAGATTAAGCGACTTTGGTATAACCACAAACGGATTGAAATTAAGCCTTCTCCTTGGTTTTGGTATTCTAATAATTACATCAATCACCAATGCAATAATTTATTCCCTTAAAGGAACTATCTTCTTGCCCCCATTCCTGACATGGGGTATCCCGTTATTTTTCGATGCTTTTAATGAGGAATTCATGTTTAGAGGGATCTTTTTCCTTTTTGCACTAAAAAACACTAAAAATTTAGCACTTGCCTACGTCGTTTCAATGATTCTTGCATTTGCATGGCATCCAGAATTTACTATGTTTAGAATGATTCCTGTATTTGTTCAAGGTACGTTATTATGCTATCTTTTATACAAATCAGAAAACATCTTTGGTGCCTGGATAAGTCACGGTATTAATAGGACTTTAGCTTCTGTCCTGGCACAATTATTAACAAAGCTTTAA